A part of Emcibacter nanhaiensis genomic DNA contains:
- a CDS encoding PAS domain-containing sensor histidine kinase gives MEKVKGRGVYDEAGGLDPHEEISLLRSRIAVLRNSLSYSSTSAIHAKKQQLDDLEDQLDILCPLLEGQDNFFRHIVEELTDIVVLSDEKANIQYVNPVIETLLGYTPQEVLGRNVKMLMQEVDSQQHEDYVTSYLSSGHPKIIGVGRDVVCRHKSGEFLPFELRLTDTMENGRVYFIGTLRDIQRRKKAEELASRATMEAISANKAKSDFLANMSHELRTPLNAIIGYSEMLEKQFFGEIGHEKYLEYAGYIKLSGDRLLNLVNDVLDISKIEAGRYELVRDVVEFENIVADLYHEFVPLAESAQVRLVVDCEKEIGRVYVDEKALKQVLSNLVSNAIKFSYQDKEVRLSVMRKDAGQLCLVVQDEGIGMSQEEIDVALTSFGQVQSSLVRNHQGTGLGLPLSRYLVRLHGGTFSLESKPREGTRITVTLPAEKDKSPS, from the coding sequence TTGGAAAAGGTAAAGGGCAGAGGGGTATATGATGAAGCAGGCGGGCTTGACCCGCATGAAGAGATCAGCCTTCTCAGATCGCGGATAGCAGTGCTCAGGAACAGCCTGTCCTATTCGTCCACTTCGGCAATACATGCGAAAAAACAGCAACTGGATGATCTGGAGGATCAGCTGGACATACTCTGTCCCCTGCTCGAGGGGCAGGATAACTTTTTCCGCCATATCGTTGAGGAGCTGACGGATATTGTGGTCCTCAGCGATGAAAAGGCGAATATTCAATATGTAAACCCGGTGATCGAGACACTGCTGGGCTACACACCGCAAGAGGTCCTTGGCCGAAACGTGAAAATGCTGATGCAGGAGGTGGACAGCCAACAGCATGAGGATTATGTCACAAGTTATCTGAGCAGCGGTCATCCAAAGATTATCGGGGTCGGCCGGGATGTTGTCTGCAGGCATAAATCCGGCGAATTCCTGCCGTTCGAGCTCAGGCTCACGGACACGATGGAAAACGGACGCGTGTACTTCATCGGTACGTTACGGGATATCCAGCGCCGTAAAAAGGCCGAAGAGCTGGCAAGCAGGGCCACCATGGAAGCCATCAGCGCCAACAAGGCCAAGAGCGATTTCCTGGCCAATATGAGCCATGAGCTCAGGACACCCCTTAATGCGATTATTGGCTATTCCGAGATGCTGGAAAAACAGTTTTTCGGCGAAATCGGGCATGAAAAATACCTGGAATATGCCGGCTACATAAAACTGAGCGGTGACCGGTTGCTGAATCTCGTCAATGACGTTCTGGATATTTCAAAAATAGAGGCCGGACGCTATGAGCTGGTGCGGGACGTCGTTGAGTTCGAGAATATTGTGGCGGACCTGTATCACGAATTTGTGCCGCTGGCAGAATCAGCTCAAGTGCGTCTGGTGGTGGACTGCGAAAAAGAGATTGGCCGGGTTTATGTGGATGAGAAGGCCCTGAAACAGGTCCTGTCCAATCTGGTTTCCAATGCCATTAAATTTTCCTATCAGGACAAGGAGGTGCGGCTGAGCGTCATGAGAAAAGACGCCGGTCAGCTGTGTCTCGTTGTTCAGGACGAAGGGATTGGCATGAGCCAGGAGGAAATTGACGTGGCTCTTACCTCTTTCGGCCAGGTGCAGTCCAGCCTGGTCAGAAACCATCAGGGGACCGGTCTCGGCCTGCCCCTGAGCCGATATCTTGTCCGATTGCATGGTGGCACATTTTCACTGGAAAGCAAGCCCCGGGAGGGTACGCGGATAACCGTAACCCTGCCGGCGGAAAAGGATAAATCGCCCTCCTGA
- a CDS encoding response regulator transcription factor: MRTLLIDEFDICRDGMKMLLLETFSEPEVSEARSIEEGLDILSEQQFDLIMIDLDSVNLSYTDLLKPLVPAAGAAPIITLAHKFTPEITAFAMRTGVAACMIKVTPKQMGSLILKMVMAGGRYFPPETLGGDEQQTKICPVNFDKESCPLHQETPLMAPEITRRQLEVLKCIAKGKTNKMIAREMGISAGTVKVHVASILKLFNANNRTQAVNIAIHMKLI, from the coding sequence ATGCGTACTCTATTAATCGACGAATTTGACATCTGCCGGGACGGCATGAAAATGCTGCTCCTGGAAACCTTTTCAGAACCGGAGGTTTCGGAGGCCCGCTCCATTGAGGAGGGCCTGGATATTTTGTCTGAGCAGCAATTCGATCTGATCATGATCGACCTGGACAGTGTCAATTTGAGCTACACGGACCTTCTGAAGCCGCTTGTTCCTGCAGCCGGTGCCGCACCTATTATTACCCTGGCCCACAAGTTTACCCCCGAAATCACCGCCTTTGCCATGCGAACTGGCGTCGCCGCCTGCATGATCAAGGTGACCCCCAAGCAAATGGGGTCCCTGATCCTGAAAATGGTCATGGCCGGCGGGCGATACTTCCCCCCGGAAACCCTGGGCGGCGATGAACAGCAGACCAAAATCTGCCCGGTTAATTTCGACAAAGAGTCCTGCCCGCTGCATCAGGAAACACCGCTGATGGCGCCGGAGATCACCAGACGACAACTGGAAGTCCTGAAATGCATCGCCAAGGGCAAGACCAACAAGATGATTGCCCGGGAAATGGGGATCTCCGCCGGCACGGTCAAGGTCCATGTGGCCTCGATCCTGAAACTGTTCAATGCCAATAACCGGACCCAGGCGGTCAATATCGCCATTCATATGAAATTGATCTAA
- the ettA gene encoding energy-dependent translational throttle protein EttA yields MASYQYSYVMKGLSKTYPGGKQVLKDVTLSFLPGAKIAVIGVNGAGKSTLMKIMAGMDKEFSGEAWAAEGVKVGYLPQEPQLDADKDVFGNVMEGMGELKHIVDRFEEISLKFAEPMSDDEMNDLIAEQGELQEKIDAADAWDLDSKVELAMEALRCPPGDADVTKLSGGERRRVALCRLLLEKPDILMLDEPTNHLDAESVAWLEQHLQEYSGTVILVTHDRYFLDNVVGWVLELDRGQAYPFEGNYSAWLEMKEKRLRQEARTEEARQRTLNRELEWIRQSPKARQAKSKARIKAYDELLAKSQEQRVDTTQIMIPVGPRLGQVVIEAEHLSKAYGDKILFEDLNFRLPPGGIVGIIGPNGAGKTTLFRMITGQEEPDGGSLRLGETVQLGYVDQSRDALDDNKTVWEEISEGLDVFDFNGRDVPTRAYVSNFNFKGTDQQKKLGQLSGGERNRVHMAKMLRKPANVLLLDEPTNDLDVETLSALEAALEDFAGCAVIISHDRFFLDRIATHILAYEGNSQVVWFEGNYEEYEEDRRRRLGAEADRPHRLQYKKLTR; encoded by the coding sequence ATGGCATCTTACCAATATAGTTATGTGATGAAGGGTCTGAGCAAGACCTATCCGGGCGGCAAACAGGTGCTCAAGGATGTAACCCTGTCCTTCCTGCCCGGCGCCAAAATCGCCGTGATCGGGGTCAACGGCGCCGGTAAATCGACCCTGATGAAAATCATGGCCGGGATGGACAAGGAATTCTCCGGTGAGGCCTGGGCGGCCGAAGGGGTCAAGGTCGGCTACCTGCCGCAGGAGCCGCAGCTTGATGCTGACAAAGATGTGTTTGGTAACGTGATGGAAGGCATGGGCGAACTCAAGCATATCGTTGACCGCTTTGAGGAAATCAGCCTGAAATTTGCCGAGCCCATGAGCGACGATGAAATGAACGATCTGATCGCCGAACAGGGCGAGCTGCAGGAAAAAATCGATGCCGCCGACGCCTGGGATCTGGACAGCAAGGTGGAACTGGCTATGGAGGCTCTGCGCTGCCCGCCAGGTGATGCCGATGTGACCAAACTGTCCGGGGGGGAACGCCGCCGGGTGGCCCTGTGCCGCCTGCTGCTGGAAAAACCCGATATCCTGATGCTCGACGAACCGACCAACCACCTGGACGCGGAATCCGTGGCCTGGCTGGAACAGCATCTGCAGGAATATAGCGGCACTGTCATCCTGGTGACCCATGACCGCTACTTCCTGGATAATGTGGTTGGCTGGGTGCTGGAACTCGACCGTGGCCAGGCCTATCCTTTTGAAGGTAACTATTCCGCCTGGCTGGAAATGAAGGAAAAACGCCTGCGTCAGGAAGCCCGGACTGAAGAAGCCCGCCAGCGCACCCTGAACCGGGAACTGGAGTGGATCCGTCAGTCGCCCAAAGCCCGACAGGCGAAAAGCAAGGCCCGTATCAAGGCCTATGACGAACTGCTGGCCAAATCCCAGGAACAGCGAGTGGACACCACCCAGATCATGATCCCGGTCGGCCCGCGCCTCGGCCAGGTGGTGATCGAGGCCGAGCATCTGAGCAAGGCTTATGGCGACAAGATCCTGTTTGAAGACCTGAACTTCCGTCTGCCGCCGGGCGGCATCGTCGGCATTATCGGTCCGAACGGCGCCGGTAAAACGACCCTGTTTCGCATGATCACCGGACAGGAAGAACCGGACGGCGGCTCCCTGCGTCTCGGGGAGACCGTGCAGTTAGGCTATGTGGACCAGAGCCGGGACGCCCTCGATGACAATAAAACTGTCTGGGAAGAAATTTCCGAGGGGCTGGACGTGTTTGACTTTAACGGCCGCGACGTGCCGACCCGGGCCTACGTGTCCAATTTCAATTTCAAAGGCACTGATCAGCAGAAGAAATTGGGGCAGCTGTCCGGCGGGGAGCGCAACAGGGTGCATATGGCCAAGATGCTGCGCAAGCCGGCCAATGTGCTGCTGCTTGACGAACCGACCAACGACCTGGATGTGGAAACCCTGTCGGCGCTGGAAGCGGCGCTTGAGGATTTCGCCGGGTGCGCCGTTATCATCTCGCACGATCGCTTCTTCCTGGACCGTATCGCCACCCACATCCTGGCCTATGAGGGCAATTCCCAAGTGGTCTGGTTCGAGGGCAACTATGAGGAATATGAGGAGGACCGCCGCCGCCGTCTCGGCGCCGAGGCCGACCGTCCGCATCGCCTGCAGTATAAGAAACTGACCCGCTAG
- a CDS encoding metal-dependent hydrolase family protein — translation MKKLFLGLAAALCLIAPALAEEAPKLTVISAGHMIDVEKGKVLDNMSVWVEGDKIIKVINQNAKIAVPEGAELINLGADSWLMPGLMDSHVHLVGSPIYGYDAYQHSLGRQLLFGVVNAEKTLDAGFTTVRNVGAEGFMDVALRDAINEGDIPGPRMLVSGPALGITGGHCDSNMLPYEFHEKAEGVADGPWAVRQKVRENIKYGVDVIKFCGTGGVFSKGTIVGAQQYTLEEMKAIVDEAHMAGRKVAVHAHGTEGIKSAILAGADSIEHVSYLDDEGIKLARKHGTWFSMDIYNDDFILQEGEKHGMTEESLAKERAVGLRQRQSFERAVKAGVKMSYGTDAGVYPHGGNGKQMVKMVEWGMTPMQAVVTATRETSKLFGLEDRVGMIKEGMLADLVAIKGDPLQDLTLFEKIGFVMKDGKVYKNTLQ, via the coding sequence ATGAAAAAGCTGTTCCTGGGCCTGGCCGCGGCCCTCTGTCTCATCGCTCCGGCATTGGCCGAAGAGGCACCGAAACTCACCGTCATTTCCGCCGGCCATATGATCGACGTGGAAAAGGGCAAGGTGCTGGACAATATGTCCGTCTGGGTCGAGGGCGATAAAATCATCAAGGTCATTAATCAAAACGCCAAGATCGCAGTGCCGGAAGGGGCGGAGCTGATCAATCTCGGGGCCGACAGCTGGCTGATGCCGGGCCTGATGGACAGCCATGTGCATCTGGTGGGGTCGCCCATCTATGGCTATGACGCTTACCAGCATTCTCTTGGGCGCCAGCTTCTCTTTGGTGTGGTCAATGCTGAAAAGACCCTGGATGCGGGCTTCACCACCGTGCGGAACGTCGGCGCGGAGGGTTTTATGGATGTGGCGCTGCGCGATGCCATCAATGAGGGCGATATACCAGGGCCGCGCATGCTGGTTTCCGGTCCGGCGCTGGGCATTACCGGCGGCCACTGCGACAGCAACATGCTGCCCTATGAGTTCCATGAGAAGGCCGAAGGCGTGGCCGACGGCCCCTGGGCAGTGCGCCAGAAAGTGCGCGAGAACATCAAATATGGTGTCGATGTGATCAAATTCTGCGGCACCGGCGGGGTCTTTTCCAAAGGCACCATAGTGGGCGCCCAGCAATATACCCTGGAGGAAATGAAGGCCATTGTGGACGAAGCCCATATGGCCGGGCGCAAGGTGGCGGTCCACGCCCATGGCACCGAGGGCATCAAGTCGGCGATCCTGGCCGGGGCGGACAGTATCGAGCATGTCAGTTATCTGGATGACGAGGGGATCAAGCTGGCCAGGAAACACGGCACCTGGTTCTCCATGGATATCTACAATGACGACTTCATCCTGCAGGAAGGGGAGAAACACGGCATGACCGAGGAATCCCTGGCCAAGGAACGGGCCGTTGGTTTGCGCCAGCGCCAGAGTTTTGAGCGCGCCGTCAAGGCCGGGGTGAAAATGTCCTACGGCACAGACGCCGGGGTCTATCCCCATGGCGGCAACGGCAAGCAGATGGTGAAAATGGTCGAATGGGGCATGACCCCCATGCAGGCCGTGGTGACCGCGACCCGGGAAACCTCCAAATTGTTCGGTCTTGAGGACCGGGTCGGGATGATCAAGGAAGGCATGTTGGCCGACCTGGTCGCCATCAAGGGAGACCCGCTTCAGGACCTCACCCTGTTCGAAAAGATCGGTTTCGTCATGAAAGACGGCAAGGTCTATAAAAACACCCTGCAGTAA
- a CDS encoding GAF domain-containing protein, producing the protein MHEKSERYDSVTREILAVVEGESSLIARMATINCLLSQAFETYFWTGFYMVDPDKPGELVVGPYQGTLGCLRIPIGKGVCGAAAATGETQLVADVHAFAGHIACDSRTNSEIVVPVFDPTGALIAVFDVDSVEKAAFDEIDRKKLESLMTQVFGK; encoded by the coding sequence ATGCATGAAAAATCGGAACGCTACGACTCAGTGACCCGGGAAATCCTGGCGGTGGTGGAGGGGGAAAGCAGCCTCATCGCCCGCATGGCGACCATCAACTGTCTGCTGTCGCAGGCGTTCGAAACCTATTTCTGGACCGGATTCTATATGGTTGATCCCGACAAGCCGGGGGAGCTTGTGGTCGGCCCCTACCAGGGCACGCTCGGCTGCCTGCGTATTCCGATCGGCAAGGGGGTGTGCGGTGCCGCCGCCGCGACGGGGGAGACCCAGCTGGTGGCGGATGTGCATGCCTTCGCCGGGCATATCGCCTGTGACAGCCGGACCAATTCGGAAATTGTGGTGCCGGTGTTTGATCCCACCGGCGCCCTGATCGCTGTCTTTGATGTGGACAGCGTGGAAAAGGCCGCCTTTGACGAGATCGACCGGAAGAAGCTCGAGTCTCTGATGACGCAAGTGTTCGGAAAATAA
- a CDS encoding GntR family transcriptional regulator yields the protein MAEQWKNDQPIYLQLKEQVRTMILEGILAEGEALPSVRKVAVEYQINPITASKAYSELVDEGLIEKRRGLGMFVLEGARESLLKAEQQKFLKEEWPEIMKRIARLGLDPKKLVAETTEDNA from the coding sequence GTGGCAGAACAGTGGAAAAATGATCAGCCCATTTACCTTCAACTGAAGGAACAGGTTCGCACCATGATTCTGGAAGGGATCCTGGCGGAAGGCGAAGCTCTTCCTTCAGTTCGCAAGGTAGCCGTGGAATATCAGATCAATCCCATCACCGCCTCCAAAGCCTATAGCGAACTGGTTGATGAAGGACTGATCGAAAAAAGAAGAGGTCTTGGAATGTTTGTCCTCGAAGGCGCCCGTGAAAGTCTGCTCAAAGCAGAACAACAGAAATTCCTCAAAGAGGAATGGCCGGAAATCATGAAACGCATCGCCCGTCTGGGCCTTGACCCGAAAAAACTGGTGGCGGAAACCACCGAAGATAACGCGTAA
- a CDS encoding ABC transporter ATP-binding protein codes for MTKLIKARNLRKSFGPFEALKGVDLDIERGHIIGIIGANGAGKTTLINAILGLTDYDGELEVMGLPPYAQRDELMKDVCFISDVAILPKWMTVIQAIDFVEGVHPKFDRQKAIHFLADTTVPLNKKIRQLSKGMIVQVHLALVMAIDASLLVLDEPTLGLDILNRKKFYSQLLEDYFDEEKTILITTHQVDEIENILSDVIFIREGRIMEQSSMEEISQHWFVLHPTTDNIDAARALGPQQVQSTLGRTAMVFNNRPRSELEHLGDVSRLSLSDLFVTLMTRDA; via the coding sequence ATGACCAAATTGATTAAAGCCCGGAACCTGAGAAAATCCTTCGGTCCCTTTGAAGCCCTCAAAGGTGTGGATCTGGATATCGAACGGGGTCACATCATTGGCATTATCGGCGCCAACGGCGCCGGCAAAACCACCCTGATCAATGCCATCCTCGGCCTCACCGACTATGACGGTGAGCTGGAAGTCATGGGCCTGCCTCCCTATGCCCAGCGGGATGAACTGATGAAAGACGTCTGTTTCATTTCAGATGTGGCCATCCTGCCGAAATGGATGACTGTCATCCAGGCCATTGACTTTGTGGAAGGCGTGCATCCCAAGTTTGACCGCCAGAAGGCCATTCATTTCCTCGCCGACACAACAGTACCGCTGAACAAGAAGATCCGTCAGCTGTCCAAGGGCATGATCGTTCAGGTCCACCTGGCCCTGGTCATGGCCATTGACGCCAGCCTGCTGGTCCTGGATGAGCCGACCCTGGGTCTCGATATCCTGAACCGGAAGAAATTCTATAGCCAGCTGCTGGAGGATTATTTCGACGAGGAAAAAACAATCCTGATCACCACCCATCAGGTGGACGAGATCGAAAATATCCTGTCCGACGTGATCTTTATCCGCGAAGGGCGGATCATGGAACAGTCCTCCATGGAGGAAATCAGCCAGCACTGGTTCGTTCTGCATCCGACAACGGACAATATTGATGCCGCCCGCGCCCTGGGCCCGCAGCAGGTGCAGAGCACACTGGGCCGGACTGCAATGGTTTTCAATAACCGCCCACGCAGTGAACTTGAACACCTTGGTGACGTCAGCCGGCTCAGCCTGTCCGACCTGTTTGTCACCCTGATGACCCGGGACGCCTAG
- a CDS encoding TonB-dependent receptor: MPTTRKRSVEHCKIALLMSAVIAATACPPLYARTIDDVDDETAYEEIVVTSQKRAQSLSDVPISISAFNADNIQQSGINQLREISDFIPNMLITANNDFNSQITIRGVGANSRNIGFDTRVGVYLDGVYLGQSPAINQELIDLERVEVLRGPQGTLFGKNNVAGALLLVSKAPADTLQGRVGGNVGSLGTVEVDGNISIPLSDRVRTKFSLLRQTRDGTLLNILDGKKLNDRDSYAYRAQLAVDLSDNLDVNFSFDGLNSDHLAFLGENLSDSLGLTVDPNAPEDREVSFNIDPLEKRDLYGGNMTVNYRFAGDYALKSITAYRDNDVHYRNDTDYSPLDLVYIDYFDHYKQFTQEFQLISPDLGSLRYVAGLYYYHQKADTNRIVTNGAHSFFLGNVPGTTVTNDGTVTTNSYAAYADFDIDLADRLTLNVGGRYTYEKKDVDWSLNGDNSGIFMIATNSLVDDRSDDYLSTRASLSYEVSDQLNVYASYGSGFKSGGYNLDYVRAPDFMEGLEYGKETVQSFELGLKGALLDNRLIVNLSAFLANYDDYQVNQFIDIGGGFTSISIRNAAKVETKGLEAELTWRPVDGLELQGAAGLLDASFDAFPGGGAQGGDVSGNDLIRAPEFTFAASAQYEIPLSPIDARLLLRAEVTHASSFYTTEDNVSTATLADMSVVPFGQVEALTLVNARAGLLSDNESWEIYVWARNLFNEKQAIDYFRDFFGTIVSTPNDPRIYGVELVWNF, from the coding sequence ATGCCAACCACTCGCAAGCGCTCTGTTGAGCACTGTAAAATCGCCCTGCTGATGTCTGCCGTCATTGCGGCAACAGCATGCCCCCCGCTTTACGCCCGGACAATAGATGATGTGGATGACGAAACTGCCTATGAGGAAATCGTCGTCACCTCGCAGAAGCGCGCCCAGAGCCTGTCGGATGTCCCCATCTCCATATCTGCCTTCAATGCGGACAACATCCAGCAGAGCGGCATCAACCAGCTCAGGGAAATTTCCGATTTCATCCCCAACATGCTGATCACGGCCAACAATGATTTCAATTCCCAGATCACCATCCGCGGGGTCGGTGCCAACAGCCGGAACATCGGTTTTGACACCCGCGTCGGCGTCTATCTGGACGGAGTGTATCTTGGCCAGTCCCCCGCCATCAATCAGGAGCTGATCGATCTGGAACGGGTCGAAGTCCTGCGCGGCCCCCAGGGCACCCTGTTTGGCAAGAATAACGTTGCCGGTGCCCTGCTTCTGGTGTCCAAGGCACCCGCGGATACGCTGCAGGGCCGCGTCGGCGGCAATGTCGGCTCCCTGGGAACCGTGGAAGTGGACGGCAATATTTCCATCCCGCTCAGCGACCGGGTACGCACCAAATTTTCCCTGCTGCGGCAGACCCGCGACGGCACGCTGCTGAACATTCTTGACGGCAAAAAGCTGAATGATCGGGATTCCTACGCGTATCGCGCCCAGCTTGCGGTCGATTTGTCGGATAACCTGGATGTTAACTTCTCTTTTGACGGCCTGAACTCGGACCATCTCGCCTTCCTTGGCGAAAACCTCAGCGACAGCCTGGGCCTGACCGTCGACCCCAACGCACCGGAAGACCGCGAGGTCAGCTTCAACATTGACCCGCTGGAGAAGCGCGACCTGTACGGCGGCAACATGACCGTTAATTATCGCTTCGCCGGGGACTATGCCCTGAAGTCCATTACCGCCTACCGGGACAATGACGTTCACTACCGCAACGATACCGACTATTCGCCGCTGGACCTGGTCTATATTGATTATTTCGACCATTACAAACAGTTCACTCAGGAATTTCAGCTGATCTCGCCGGATCTGGGGAGCCTGCGGTATGTCGCCGGCCTCTATTATTACCACCAGAAAGCGGATACCAACCGGATTGTCACCAACGGCGCCCATTCCTTCTTCCTCGGTAACGTCCCGGGGACAACGGTGACCAACGACGGCACCGTCACCACCAACAGTTATGCGGCCTATGCGGATTTCGACATTGACCTGGCCGATCGGCTGACCCTGAATGTGGGCGGCCGCTACACCTATGAGAAAAAGGATGTGGACTGGAGCCTGAACGGCGATAATTCCGGTATCTTCATGATCGCCACAAACAGTCTTGTTGACGACCGCAGCGACGACTATCTGTCGACACGCGCCAGCCTGTCCTATGAAGTTTCCGACCAGTTGAACGTCTATGCCTCCTATGGCAGCGGCTTCAAGAGCGGCGGCTATAACCTTGACTATGTCCGCGCCCCGGATTTCATGGAAGGGCTGGAATATGGCAAGGAAACCGTCCAGAGCTTTGAGCTTGGCCTCAAAGGCGCCCTTCTGGACAACCGGCTGATTGTCAACCTGTCCGCCTTCCTGGCCAATTATGACGACTACCAGGTCAATCAGTTCATTGATATCGGCGGCGGCTTTACCTCCATTAGTATCCGCAATGCCGCCAAGGTGGAAACCAAGGGCCTGGAAGCGGAACTGACCTGGCGACCAGTGGACGGTCTCGAGCTGCAGGGAGCGGCGGGCCTGCTGGACGCCAGCTTTGACGCTTTCCCGGGTGGCGGCGCCCAGGGGGGAGACGTCTCCGGCAACGACCTGATCCGGGCACCGGAATTCACTTTTGCCGCCAGCGCCCAGTATGAAATCCCGCTCAGCCCCATTGACGCCCGGCTTCTGCTGCGCGCAGAAGTGACCCATGCGAGCAGTTTCTACACCACCGAGGACAATGTCAGCACGGCAACCCTGGCGGACATGAGTGTGGTGCCGTTTGGTCAGGTCGAAGCCCTGACCCTGGTTAACGCCCGCGCCGGCCTGTTGTCGGACAACGAGAGCTGGGAAATCTATGTCTGGGCCCGCAACCTGTTTAACGAAAAACAGGCGATCGACTATTTCCGGGACTTTTTCGGCACCATCGTCAGCACGCCCAATGATCCCCGGATCTACGGCGTGGAGCTTGTCTGGAATTTTTAG
- a CDS encoding dienelactone hydrolase family protein translates to MTVYLRLAAIGCLVLATCLLPVTLRAEQAAETTIEIPDFPAYPAPKEVLQENDRGTLYFPSRTPTDFRWLFNRNAPRYPTTVQGDLYLPENASAENPVPAVIILHGSGDVRENREMAYARLLQSRGIAAVVVHSFAARGLSQEIPYVSRVLAMSHVDLMTDAYAALKFLNRHPAVRADKIGLLGFSYGGMATRAAIDRRMYDLLADGVPPFAVHIDFYGPCHTRLNTRKTTGAPYVSIRGTEDASNDPAACAARAKTLEQAGSPVISEWIEGAGHAWEFYHERQFVPTLNAAPCELVLTGDGQWQLGDRVMDSPADADRAERIRVRREMVGAMREECMSKGYIMGNDPKSAGIARKLLLHYVEKYLQTE, encoded by the coding sequence ATGACAGTTTATCTGCGGCTCGCGGCCATCGGCTGCCTTGTTCTGGCGACATGCCTTTTGCCCGTAACATTGCGGGCGGAACAAGCCGCGGAGACGACGATAGAAATTCCGGATTTCCCAGCCTATCCCGCGCCGAAGGAAGTTCTTCAGGAAAACGACCGGGGGACGCTGTATTTCCCGTCGCGAACGCCCACCGACTTCCGCTGGCTGTTTAACCGGAACGCCCCGCGCTACCCGACAACAGTACAGGGCGATCTGTATCTGCCAGAAAACGCCTCGGCAGAAAATCCGGTGCCGGCCGTCATCATTTTACACGGCAGCGGCGACGTCAGGGAAAACCGGGAAATGGCCTATGCCAGGCTGCTGCAGTCCCGGGGTATTGCCGCCGTTGTGGTCCATTCCTTCGCCGCCCGCGGCCTCAGCCAGGAAATCCCCTATGTGAGCCGGGTGCTGGCCATGAGCCACGTGGATCTCATGACCGATGCCTATGCGGCACTTAAATTCCTCAACCGCCACCCGGCCGTCCGGGCGGACAAAATCGGCCTGCTGGGCTTTTCCTATGGCGGTATGGCGACCCGGGCCGCCATCGACAGGCGCATGTATGACCTGCTGGCCGACGGGGTGCCGCCCTTTGCCGTGCATATTGATTTCTATGGCCCCTGTCACACCAGACTGAATACCAGGAAAACCACTGGTGCGCCTTATGTCAGTATCCGCGGCACCGAAGATGCCTCCAACGACCCGGCCGCCTGCGCCGCCCGGGCCAAAACGCTGGAACAAGCCGGCAGCCCGGTCATCAGCGAGTGGATCGAGGGGGCCGGCCACGCCTGGGAATTCTACCACGAACGTCAGTTCGTCCCGACCCTCAACGCCGCCCCCTGTGAGCTGGTGTTGACCGGTGACGGCCAGTGGCAACTGGGCGACCGGGTTATGGACTCACCGGCCGATGCCGATCGGGCGGAACGGATCCGCGTCCGCCGCGAAATGGTCGGGGCCATGCGTGAAGAATGCATGAGCAAGGGCTATATCATGGGCAATGATCCCAAAAGCGCCGGGATCGCCCGCAAACTGCTGCTGCATTATGTGGAAAAATACCTGCAGACCGAGTAG